The following are encoded in a window of Candidatus Jordarchaeales archaeon genomic DNA:
- a CDS encoding FAD-binding protein, with protein sequence MIRNRGLGGVDVSYNHVTPDIVKALESIVGKEYVSADIAMRHSYLSKGIMGLEATVPEVVVRPKYVEEVRKILVLANENHIPVTPAAGGLSGGYAAPLIQPGGILLDLSRMDRIIEVNTDARYMVIEPGVRSGKVWAYFRKAM encoded by the coding sequence TTGATTCGAAACCGTGGTCTTGGAGGAGTTGATGTGAGCTACAACCACGTTACGCCTGACATAGTTAAGGCGCTTGAAAGCATAGTTGGCAAGGAATATGTTTCAGCTGACATAGCGATGAGGCACAGTTACCTCTCAAAGGGAATTATGGGGCTCGAAGCCACAGTGCCTGAAGTTGTTGTGAGACCGAAGTACGTGGAAGAGGTACGGAAGATCCTTGTGCTCGCAAACGAGAACCACATACCTGTAACCCCGGCCGCGGGAGGACTAAGCGGAGGATACGCTGCCCCCCTAATCCAGCCGGGAGGAATACTCCTAGACCTTTCACGAATGGACCGCATAATAGAGGTCAACACCGATGCAAGATACATGGTGATTGAGCCGGGGGTAAGGAGCGGCAAGGTCTGGGCGTACTTCAGAAAGGCAATGTGA
- a CDS encoding FAD-binding oxidoreductase, translated as MVTARYGPQADMVLGMEVVLPTGEIIRTGSWSIPGAKPFYRWGPGPNFDGLFLGAQGTMGVVTKLAIKIVPHPQYKTIVAYGMDNPYDMQDFTLEVSKYELGIADHIVMVQGGNWPLVMTRWPKEKVPTDYEFYKKLGIPPWWMNFEIWCHSKEELDFTVNKIHELAKEYNAKTGHEIKEWKLHPKQIASRLKKPNKIAIPYSLWEAGFLFITWYTPWKDCAEFAEIYNQKLVEYGFPPVMWIASIDHCRQAICMPIVCFNYTNPDDVRRVQEVNRVTTEIFLEKGWLNYRPDPYVHAPLTFARAKAYYDMLLKFKKILDPNMILHPGRLCMP; from the coding sequence TTGGTGACAGCTAGGTATGGCCCGCAGGCTGACATGGTCCTCGGCATGGAGGTCGTGCTCCCAACAGGTGAGATAATCAGGACTGGGAGCTGGTCTATACCGGGAGCAAAGCCTTTTTACAGGTGGGGTCCTGGGCCGAACTTTGACGGCCTCTTCCTAGGAGCACAAGGTACTATGGGCGTTGTCACCAAGCTGGCCATAAAGATAGTCCCACACCCGCAGTACAAGACGATAGTTGCTTACGGCATGGACAACCCGTACGACATGCAGGACTTCACGCTCGAGGTTTCGAAGTACGAGCTCGGCATAGCGGACCACATAGTGATGGTTCAGGGAGGGAACTGGCCGCTCGTTATGACCAGGTGGCCGAAGGAGAAGGTTCCAACCGACTACGAATTCTACAAGAAGCTTGGCATACCCCCGTGGTGGATGAACTTCGAGATATGGTGCCACAGCAAGGAGGAGCTGGACTTTACCGTAAACAAGATCCACGAGCTGGCTAAGGAGTACAATGCTAAGACGGGCCACGAGATAAAGGAGTGGAAGTTGCACCCCAAGCAGATAGCTAGCAGGCTTAAGAAGCCTAACAAGATAGCCATACCCTACTCGCTGTGGGAGGCGGGCTTCCTCTTCATAACGTGGTACACTCCGTGGAAGGACTGCGCCGAGTTCGCGGAGATATATAACCAGAAGCTTGTAGAGTACGGGTTCCCGCCAGTCATGTGGATAGCTAGCATTGACCACTGCAGGCAAGCCATATGCATGCCCATAGTCTGCTTCAACTACACTAACCCGGACGACGTGCGACGCGTGCAGGAAGTGAACAGAGTCACAACAGAGATATTCCTGGAGAAAGGATGGCTTAACTACAGGCCTGACCCGTACGTGCACGCCCCGCTGACGTTTGCTAGGGCGAAGGCGTACTACGACATGTTGCTGAAGTTCAAGAAAATCCTAGACCCGAACATGATACTCCACCCAGGAAGGCTCTGCATGCCTTAA
- a CDS encoding stage II sporulation protein M: protein MNLTGLLELLTVNVALTVVLNMAPALFLAAMLALVRGWAGRFKSFVDAAVVVSLTVGALNTGNVLIAHFENVSYENLLISCLTTHSVGFEEFLIYSTESLLGAFAFHFLTLLTQYAASTLHTFILWAFVALFSAFLGVFTLLIRLLIFERKLGGSFKDRAKAVVFTKIPANPLDAVSGVGVVKDYLVIGLVTLPAIVSFSLILENYYNMGVVGGFGLNIAIYIMLLYRFSYLASSRLAKIGGVKCGEVDLGEKLMRNVVGPFTYFNIFLSLERIGNIAYSLLTQGHFYVALQVLRHNLIVSLSAQDPLLGLVASALIPSFQGVNVYMLLRITLANTASIVFAVVLLPLFEKFALNLYHKSYSLVVNFYEKIRELKGVDLAEATALGISLGTLAFITFYVILSTASALITGTYDLPLASTAIYYTLAVYPKLSSLALQQGLPPLSPSLLTPLSIWVFLTVLVTMALKLLLGGAAGYFATQEVKPEWIASVSALVAAVASWSIPSVSTPLVGHVPSYIVSPVMGVLAVNRPIITLPETMEPASYFSGNYFSAFIVQMAYMAFFDLPIWILSTMLVAYIAYYARPAKPPVVKPVLEKVEALTRVELFKLTLRDVVLSSAAFAAGLVVTTFTAFTLYYLAGFTAVWLFKAVILEIAAPEGVEYWLYLNYTLIPRLLALLIHVPSWMLENNLPIILTHNLNRCVLSAVGALAFWIVVMGIRAASKGGTRGVEWYILGAGFFVAEYLLFDDQFTPIAMLVIPLTAAAMYKLVHKEAPFTPTLVKSSLYSLCTLEILSTAFVIAGLYMIESVTFLWLGGKGGYPFLVSILPHGVIEIPAAILATAIGLSVARTLSPAADNPDMFLEQAKNMLKSRRLAIALLASAAMFTTAAVIEAYISPQIYWSTFPLLAATIG from the coding sequence GTGAACTTGACTGGTCTGCTTGAGTTGCTTACGGTGAACGTTGCTTTAACTGTGGTGCTGAACATGGCCCCCGCACTGTTCCTGGCTGCCATGCTGGCGTTGGTGAGGGGTTGGGCGGGGAGGTTCAAATCATTTGTTGACGCGGCGGTCGTGGTTTCACTGACGGTGGGTGCGCTTAACACCGGCAACGTGCTTATAGCTCACTTCGAGAACGTCAGCTACGAGAACTTGTTGATATCCTGCCTCACCACCCATAGTGTGGGCTTCGAGGAGTTCCTAATATATTCTACTGAAAGCCTTCTGGGCGCCTTTGCCTTCCATTTTTTGACGCTGCTAACCCAGTACGCTGCCAGCACGCTTCACACGTTCATCCTTTGGGCGTTCGTCGCCCTTTTCTCAGCTTTCCTAGGAGTATTTACTTTACTCATCAGGCTGCTAATATTTGAAAGGAAATTAGGTGGCTCATTTAAGGACAGAGCTAAGGCGGTAGTTTTCACCAAGATCCCAGCTAATCCACTTGATGCAGTTTCAGGGGTAGGCGTCGTTAAGGACTACTTAGTAATAGGCTTGGTCACGCTGCCTGCCATAGTCTCCTTCAGCTTAATATTGGAAAACTACTACAACATGGGAGTAGTGGGCGGGTTTGGCCTCAACATAGCCATATACATAATGCTTCTCTACAGGTTCTCTTACCTCGCATCGTCAAGGCTTGCGAAAATAGGGGGCGTGAAGTGCGGGGAGGTGGACCTGGGAGAAAAGCTGATGAGAAACGTTGTCGGCCCATTCACATACTTCAACATTTTCCTTTCGCTGGAGAGAATAGGAAACATAGCTTACAGCTTGCTAACGCAGGGACACTTCTATGTAGCACTGCAAGTTTTAAGGCATAACCTGATAGTTAGCCTCTCAGCGCAAGACCCCCTCCTCGGACTAGTAGCCTCAGCGCTAATACCCTCTTTTCAAGGAGTAAACGTCTACATGCTCTTAAGGATAACACTCGCGAACACCGCGTCCATCGTTTTTGCAGTAGTCCTCCTACCCCTCTTCGAAAAATTCGCCCTCAACCTCTACCACAAATCCTACTCTCTCGTGGTGAACTTCTATGAAAAGATCCGTGAGCTAAAAGGTGTTGACCTAGCTGAGGCAACAGCTTTAGGAATCTCTCTCGGCACGCTTGCATTCATAACCTTCTACGTCATCCTTTCGACGGCTTCTGCTCTAATTACGGGAACCTACGACCTCCCCTTAGCCTCAACTGCAATATACTACACCCTTGCAGTATACCCAAAGCTCTCAAGCCTCGCACTTCAACAAGGCCTCCCACCCCTCTCCCCCTCCCTCCTGACACCTCTCTCAATATGGGTCTTCTTAACAGTCCTCGTAACCATGGCGCTCAAGCTCCTCCTAGGAGGAGCCGCAGGGTACTTTGCTACACAGGAAGTTAAACCCGAGTGGATCGCCTCCGTATCGGCGCTCGTGGCAGCTGTCGCCTCGTGGAGTATTCCCTCCGTCAGCACCCCCCTTGTCGGACACGTGCCTTCCTACATAGTTTCTCCGGTCATGGGCGTTCTAGCCGTAAACAGGCCTATCATAACCCTCCCAGAAACAATGGAGCCGGCGTCATACTTCAGTGGAAACTACTTTTCCGCTTTTATAGTCCAAATGGCGTACATGGCTTTCTTCGACTTACCAATATGGATTCTTTCGACGATGCTCGTAGCGTACATCGCTTATTACGCTAGGCCGGCTAAGCCACCAGTGGTAAAACCCGTTCTGGAGAAAGTTGAGGCGCTAACCAGAGTGGAGTTGTTCAAGCTAACGTTAAGGGACGTGGTTCTGAGCTCCGCAGCGTTCGCCGCGGGCTTAGTTGTAACCACGTTCACAGCGTTCACCCTCTACTACCTAGCCGGTTTCACCGCAGTGTGGCTCTTTAAGGCGGTGATATTAGAGATCGCAGCCCCTGAAGGAGTAGAGTACTGGCTGTACCTCAACTACACGCTAATACCCCGGCTCTTGGCATTACTAATCCACGTCCCCTCATGGATGCTGGAGAACAACCTCCCGATAATATTGACCCATAACCTCAACAGGTGCGTTCTGTCAGCCGTAGGAGCACTAGCATTCTGGATCGTGGTAATGGGCATCCGCGCAGCGTCAAAGGGTGGGACACGTGGCGTCGAATGGTACATTCTCGGGGCGGGGTTTTTCGTGGCGGAATACTTGCTCTTCGACGACCAGTTCACACCAATAGCAATGCTGGTAATACCCCTAACTGCAGCAGCGATGTACAAGCTCGTCCACAAAGAAGCGCCCTTCACCCCCACGCTCGTGAAGTCTTCCCTCTACTCCCTCTGCACGCTCGAAATACTTTCAACAGCCTTCGTGATAGCTGGCCTCTACATGATCGAGTCGGTCACCTTCCTCTGGCTTGGAGGAAAAGGCGGATACCCCTTCCTCGTCTCCATACTGCCACACGGAGTAATCGAAATACCGGCGGCGATCCTTGCAACAGCAATCGGCCTCTCAGTAGCTAGAACACTCTCGCCAGCCGCAGACAATCCCGACATGTTCCTAGAACAAGCGAAAAACATGTTGAAGTCAAGAAGGCTGGCGATAGCACTACTAGCATCCGCAGCCATGTTCACAACCGCAGCGGTGATCGAAGCGTACATTTCACCCCAAATATACTGGAGCACCTTTCCACTGCTAGCCGCAACAATAGGCTAA
- a CDS encoding NfeD family protein, producing the protein MVLAVEWWLLNIIGSLILLALGVILMLADAKLGTGLVSLIGAVCAFMAVVILIPTQTPPQNQDFVILVRNVMLACSIVATGFFLFVSYKAYEAKRLRDKVGIDSIVGERGVAKTELKPKGVVNVKGELWSAVTESGEQVAEGEEVEVVGYEGITLIVRPVGRRTALKWKPS; encoded by the coding sequence ATGGTGTTGGCCGTTGAGTGGTGGCTTCTCAACATAATAGGATCCCTAATTCTCCTCGCTTTAGGCGTCATCTTGATGCTTGCTGACGCTAAGCTTGGAACAGGACTGGTGTCCCTTATAGGGGCAGTGTGCGCCTTCATGGCGGTTGTCATTCTAATCCCCACTCAAACACCCCCGCAAAACCAGGATTTTGTGATACTCGTGAGAAACGTGATGTTAGCGTGCAGCATTGTGGCCACAGGGTTCTTCCTCTTCGTGAGCTACAAGGCTTACGAGGCTAAGCGGCTTAGGGACAAAGTAGGCATAGATTCAATAGTCGGCGAGAGAGGGGTGGCGAAAACAGAGCTCAAACCTAAGGGGGTTGTCAACGTTAAAGGGGAGCTGTGGTCCGCTGTAACTGAAAGCGGCGAACAGGTTGCCGAGGGAGAGGAAGTCGAGGTGGTAGGGTACGAGGGGATAACACTCATAGTGAGGCCTGTGGGGAGGAGGACGGCGTTGAAGTGGAAGCCTAGTTGA
- a CDS encoding gamma-glutamylcyclotransferase family protein → MHKLLADTDYLFAYGTLMDTSFLKRRWGVEPASVEDGFIIGRLYKAGWFPVFIEDPEGFRVYGKLFKLSSFASIIKQIDYYEGYDESDPGSLFIRKRVKVFLLGGGEKEAWVYVGNPRNPYIIKLCTPGNLIRDGRWRP, encoded by the coding sequence GTGCACAAGCTTTTGGCTGACACCGACTACTTGTTTGCCTATGGAACTCTGATGGACACCTCGTTTCTCAAGAGGAGGTGGGGTGTCGAGCCTGCCAGCGTGGAGGACGGCTTCATCATAGGGCGGCTCTACAAGGCTGGCTGGTTCCCCGTATTCATAGAGGACCCCGAAGGCTTCAGGGTTTACGGGAAACTCTTCAAGTTAAGTAGTTTCGCGTCCATCATAAAACAGATAGACTACTACGAGGGGTACGACGAGTCAGACCCAGGCTCGCTTTTCATAAGGAAGAGGGTTAAGGTCTTCCTCCTTGGGGGAGGCGAAAAGGAGGCATGGGTCTACGTCGGCAACCCGAGAAACCCCTACATTATAAAACTGTGCACTCCGGGAAACTTGATCAGGGATGGCAGGTGGAGGCCCTAG
- a CDS encoding HAD-IA family hydrolase codes for MIEGIIFDMDGVLVALNVSLEEMVKKVEEKSQVQVEPLGFRWVLERAMKDREFYREVMEALDELEVSAVRERMTVFPETKRVVTYLGERYPLVLVTLQGRRAAEMVLEKLEIRRFFKFVFTREDSFFRKEQIEKAVQALGVDKERVLVVGDRRSDKVAAEEVGCKVVIVRRKKQAAVEGVDVISSLDELPKVIERMSRGGGELP; via the coding sequence TTGATTGAGGGAATAATATTCGACATGGACGGCGTCCTGGTAGCTTTGAACGTGAGCTTGGAGGAAATGGTGAAGAAGGTTGAGGAAAAGTCTCAGGTTCAGGTGGAGCCTTTGGGGTTCCGCTGGGTGCTGGAGCGCGCTATGAAGGACAGGGAGTTTTACAGGGAGGTCATGGAGGCCTTAGATGAGCTTGAGGTGTCGGCTGTCAGGGAGCGCATGACTGTCTTTCCGGAAACCAAGAGAGTTGTAACTTACTTGGGAGAGCGTTACCCCTTAGTCCTCGTCACGCTGCAGGGGAGGAGGGCGGCTGAAATGGTGCTGGAGAAGCTGGAAATTAGGCGGTTCTTCAAGTTCGTGTTCACGAGGGAAGACTCTTTTTTCAGGAAGGAGCAGATAGAGAAGGCTGTCCAAGCCCTTGGAGTGGACAAGGAGAGAGTGCTCGTGGTTGGGGATAGAAGAAGCGACAAGGTGGCGGCGGAGGAAGTTGGGTGCAAAGTCGTCATAGTTAGGAGGAAAAAGCAGGCTGCAGTTGAAGGGGTCGACGTGATTAGCTCGCTCGACGAACTTCCAAAAGTGATAGAGCGCATGAGTAGAGGAGGCGGTGAGCTACCATAA
- a CDS encoding DNA double-strand break repair nuclease NurA, translated as MPIRESEEVGRLKATPIGAVDGSFQVVGGIGGRWYVILGISQVIAEKGFTLHPVIKVDGSIEPLESVDEIAVNQESEVLMMLGEIKALRKLANMLSGGESYILIDGPVIDPPLYGDERYVEERVDALRYCYDKGINVVGFVKRVMGSNYLNILKNKIGKDHFTEFINDLDLLSTVMFDAAKAESSPVYTLPENYEDGCEDGSKSALTYSVYKSKGLRVYYSYYKPLLRGRIFRVEYASFKDLGEQEISEKFSRILSIISHVWTMPGMDEPLLILIAHNKCNVRRGAAEKLYYEIMARALSEGNIHLWLERTT; from the coding sequence ATGCCAATTAGAGAAAGTGAAGAAGTCGGCAGGCTGAAGGCAACTCCAATAGGAGCTGTTGACGGCAGTTTTCAAGTTGTAGGGGGGATTGGAGGGAGATGGTATGTTATACTTGGTATTTCTCAAGTGATTGCTGAGAAGGGGTTTACCTTGCATCCTGTAATAAAAGTTGATGGAAGCATAGAGCCGCTGGAGAGTGTGGACGAAATAGCGGTTAACCAAGAATCAGAGGTACTTATGATGCTTGGAGAGATAAAAGCACTCAGAAAATTGGCAAACATGTTAAGCGGAGGTGAATCTTACATCTTAATTGATGGCCCTGTGATCGATCCGCCGCTGTATGGTGATGAAAGGTATGTTGAAGAGAGAGTAGATGCATTACGATATTGTTATGATAAGGGGATAAACGTTGTTGGGTTTGTTAAAAGGGTTATGGGAAGCAACTACCTCAACATTCTGAAAAATAAGATTGGAAAAGATCATTTTACAGAATTTATAAACGATCTTGACTTACTTTCGACGGTGATGTTTGACGCCGCTAAGGCAGAATCCTCTCCAGTATATACGCTTCCAGAAAATTATGAAGATGGGTGTGAAGACGGAAGTAAAAGTGCGTTGACTTACAGTGTATATAAAAGTAAAGGGCTAAGAGTTTACTACTCTTATTATAAACCTCTCCTGAGAGGGAGGATATTTAGAGTAGAGTATGCATCCTTCAAGGATCTCGGTGAGCAGGAGATTTCCGAGAAATTTAGCCGAATTTTGAGCATAATCAGCCATGTATGGACTATGCCGGGAATGGATGAGCCTTTACTTATCCTTATAGCTCATAACAAGTGCAATGTTAGACGTGGGGCTGCAGAGAAATTATACTATGAAATAATGGCTAGAGCTTTAAGTGAAGGGAATATACATTTGTGGTTAGAACGTACAACATGA